A single region of the Brassica rapa cultivar Chiifu-401-42 chromosome A03, CAAS_Brap_v3.01, whole genome shotgun sequence genome encodes:
- the LOC103857113 gene encoding heavy metal-associated isoprenylated plant protein 13 codes for MTAQKSVLQLSVHEESIRKKAWKTVSKCSGVTSVAMDDKTGKMTVVGEVDVPKLVKKLRKICTADIVSVEVVKPPEKKEPEKPKQPEVIVNPVAYWSNQYQYHPATYASSYCPPCGYSRVVVEEPRPCVIL; via the exons ATGACTGCGCAG AAATCTGTGTTGCAACTGAGTGTTCACGAGGAAAGTATCAGGAAGAAAGCATGGAAGACCGTTTCTAAGTGTTCAG gGGTTACTTCGGTAGCAATGGATGACAAAACCGGGAAAATGACGGTGGTGGGAGAAGTTGATGTACCAAAACTCGTAAAGAAGCTAAGGAAGATATGTACCGCAGATATCGTTTCGGTAGAAGTTGTTAAACCACCTGAGAAAAAGGAACCGGAGAAACCGAAACAACCTGAGGTTATTGTCAACCCGGTTGCCTATTGGAGCAACCAGTACCAATACCATCCTGCTACATATGCAAGTTCTTATTGTCCACCATGCGGGTATTCTAGAGTTGTGGTGGAGGAACCAAGGCCTTGtgtgattttgtaa
- the LOC103857116 gene encoding protein REVEILLE 6 isoform X2 — translation MVSRNPNPADGSFLDPNAMTVVPAIGPFAAVAEAAETVSSGEDLSKKIRKPYTITKSRESWTEPEHDKFLEALQLFDRDWKKIEAFIGSKTVIQIRSHAQKYFLKVQKSGTGEHLPPPRPKRKAAHPYPQKAHKNAQPQVPGSFKSAAPEPIDPSSYMFRPESSSMLMTSPTTPAAPAAPWTNNVQTISFTPLPKGAGAGANNNCSSSSENTPKPRSNRDTTEQANPSHSLRVLPDFAQVYSFIGSVFDPYASNHLQKLKKMDPIDVETVLLLMRNLSINLSSPDFEDHRRLLSAYDIGSEAATDPGGGSKTLNKDPPEIST, via the exons ATGGTCTCTAGAAACCCGAATCCAGCAGACGGTTCTTTCTTGGATCCGAACGCTATGACCGTTGTTCCCGCGATTGGACCCTTCGCGGCGGTGGCGGAGGCGGCGGAGACAGTCTCTTCGGGGGAGGATCTGAGCAAGAAGATTAGGAAGCCTTATACCATCACCAAGTCTAGGGAGAGCTGGACCGAGCCTGAGCACGACAAGTTCCTCGAAGCTCTCCAGCT GTTTGACAGAGACTGGAAGAAGATTGAAGCTTTTATTGGGTCAAAGACTGTGATTCAG ATACGAAGTCATGCTCAGAAGTATTTTCTCAAGGTACAAAAGAGTGGGACGGGCGAACATCTCCCTCCTCCTCGACCTAAAAGGAAAGCCGCTCATCCATATCCTCAGAAGGCTCACAAGAATG CTCAACCTCAAGTACCAGGTTCCTTCAAATCAGCAGCACCTGAACCAATTGACCCGAGTAGTTATATGTTTAGGCCCGAGTCTTCTTCGATGCTGATGACTTCTCCAACCACCCCTGCTGCTCCGGCAGCTCCGTGGACTAATAATGTGCAGACAATTAGCTTCACTCCTCTGCCAAAAG GGGCAGGAGCAGGAGCGAATAACAACTGTTCTAGTAGCTCTGAGAATACTCCGAAACCACGATCCAACAGGGACACAACTGAGCAAGCGAATCCTAGCCATTCATTAAGAG TTTTACCGGACTTTGCCCAAGTATACAGCTTCATTGGAAGTGTGTTTGACCCATATGCAAGTAACCATCTACAAAAGCTGAAGAAGATGGACCCCATCGATGTGGAAACG GTGCTACTATTGATGAGGAATCTATCCATCAACTTGTCTAGCCCTGATTTTGAGGATCAT AGAAGGCTTCTCTCGGCTTATGATATCGGTTCTGAGGCAGCAACCGATCCTGGCGGAGGGAGTAAAACCTTGAATAAAGATCCTCCCGAAATCTCTACTTGA
- the LOC103857114 gene encoding tryptophan--tRNA ligase, chloroplastic/mitochondrial, whose amino-acid sequence MAHATDLILSSSSRFARLGYSSRFLRQHANPLPVPRFRCYCSDETSPSPSVKKRVVSGVQPTGSIHLGNYLGAIKNWVTLQDTYETLFFIVDLHAITLPYDVQELRKATRDTAALYLACGVDISKASVFVQSHVRAHVELMWLLSSSTPIGWLQKMTQFKEKSRKEGGENASVSLLTYPVLMAADILLYKSDFVPVGEDQKQHLELARDLAQRVNNLYGGRKWKKLGGRGGSIFKIPEPLIPQVGARVMSLTDGLSKMSKSAPSDQSRINLLDSKDLIADKIKRCKTDSFAGLEFDNAERPECNNLLSVYQIVSGKTKEEVMEECKDMSWGTFKPLLADAVIEHLSPIQVRYEEITAEAAYLDKVLSEGADRATEIAESTIHNLKQAMGFYL is encoded by the exons ATGGCACACGCGACGGATCTCatcctctcttcctcctccag GTTCGCTCGTCTCGGCTATAGCAGCAGATTCCTCAGACAACACGCAAACCCTCTTCCCGTTCCTCGATTCCGATGCTACTGCTCCGACGagacttctccttctccttctgtaAA GAAGCGTGTGGTCTCTGGAGTCCAGCCTACAGGTTCAATCCACCTCGGAAACTATCTCGGCGCTATCAAAAACTGGGTCACTCTTCAG GACACATACGAAACACTCTTTTTCATCGTTGATCTTCATGCG ATAACACTACCTTATGACGTGCAAGAACTAAGAAAGGCAACTAGAGATACCGCAGCGCTCTATCTAGCATGTGGTGTAGATATTTCtaag GCTTCGGTGTTTGTGCAATCTCACGTCCGTGCTCATGTGGAGTTAATGTGGCTTTTGAGTTCATCCACACCTATCGGTTGGCTACAGAAAATGACTCAGTTCAAAGAGAAATCACGCAAGGAG GGGGGTGAGAATGCTTCTGTGTCATTGTTAACTTATCCAGTTCTAATGGCTGCTGATATCCTCTTGTATAAG TCAGATTTTGTCCCTGTTGGTGAGGACCAGAAGCAGCACCTTGAACTTGCTCGCGACTTGGCACAGCGTGTGAATAATTTATATGGTGGAAGGAAGTGGAAGAAGCTTGGAgg GCGTGGTGGTTCAATTTTTAAG ATACCAGAACCACTCATACCACAAGTTGGAGCCAGAGTTATGTCTCTTACAGATGGTCTTTCCAAG ATGTCCAAGTCTGCACCTTCTGATCAGTCCCGGATCAATCTCCTTGACTCCAAAGAT ttgatTGCGGATAAGATAAAACGGTGCAAGACAGACTCATTTGCAGG CCTTGAATTTGACAATGCCGAGAGACCTGAATGCAACAATCTCCTCTCCGTATATCAGATTGTTTCAGGCAAGACAAAAGAG GAAGTGATGGAGGAATGCAAAGATATGAGCTGGGGCACATTTAAGCCTCTCCTTGCAGATGCTGTCATCGAGCATCTTAGTCCAATCCAG GTGCGTTATGAGGAGATAACAGCAGAGGCAGCGTATTTGGACAAAGTATTGTCAGAAGGTGCGGACAGAGCCACGGAGATAGCCGAATCCACAATTCATAATTTGAAACAAGCGATGGGTTTCTATTTATGA
- the LOC103857115 gene encoding heavy metal-associated isoprenylated plant protein 10, which produces MQEKVVFKLDVFDERIKQRAMKVVCDFPGVTLIDVKEKGKLKVSGEFDKFQMTKKLKKIYKYVDIIALEHDGEPKKNPDPVKKPEPIVKKAPSFRRWKIGFF; this is translated from the exons ATGCAG GAAAAAGTTGTATTCAAGTTGGATGTGTTTGACGAAAGAATTAAACAGAGAGCTATGAAAGTCGTATGTGATTTTCCAG GAGTTACGTTGATAGACGTGAAAGAAAAAGGTAAACTAAAGGTGTCGGGAGAATTCGACAAGTTTCAAATGACGAAGAAGCTTAAGAAGATATACAAATATGTTGACATTATCGCGCTTGAACACGATGGAGAACCGAAGAAAAATCCGGATCCGGTTAAGAAGCCTGAACCAATAGTGAAGAAGGCCCCATCTTTCCGTCGTTGGAAGATAGGTTTCTTTTAA
- the LOC103857118 gene encoding 40S ribosomal protein S10-3: MIMSEENRREICKYLFKEGVLFAKKDFNLAKHPLIESVPNLQVIKLMQSFKSKEYVRETFAWMHYYWFLTNEGIEFLRTYLNLPSDVVPATLKKSAKPIGRPFGGGPPGDRPRGPRFEGGDRPRYGDRDGYRRGGEGEKGGAPADYQPSFQGSGGRPGFGRGAGGFSAAAPSGSGLP; the protein is encoded by the exons ATG ATTATGTCAGAGGAGAACCGCAGAGAAATCTGCAAGTACCTTTTCAAAG AAGGAGTTTTGTTTGCGAAGAAAGACTTCAACCTCGCGAAGCACCCTTTGATTGAGTCAGTACCGAACCTGCAAGTCATCAAGCTGATGCAATCCTTCAAGTCCAAGGAGTATGTTAGGGAGACGTTCGCCTGGATGCATTACTATTGGTTTCTCACAAACGAAGGGATTGAGTTCTTGAGGACTTACCTTAACCTTCCTTCTGATGTTGTTCCCGCTACTTTGAAGAAGTCTGCGAAGCCCATTGGTCGCCCCTTTGGTGGTGGCCCACCTGGCGATCGCCcaag aggACCTAGGTTTGAAGGTGGAGACCGTCCTAGGTACGGTGACCGTGATGGGTACCGCCGTGGTGGTGAAGGTGAAAAGGGTGGAGCTCCAGCTGATTACCAGCCTTCTTTCCAG GGAAGTGGTGGTAGGCCTGGTTTTGGCCGTGGTGCTGGAGGTTTTAGCGCGGCTGCACCATCTGGTTCAGGCTTGCCTTGA
- the LOC103857116 gene encoding protein REVEILLE 6 isoform X1, with protein sequence MVSRNPNPADGSFLDPNAMTVVPAIGPFAAVAEAAETVSSGEDLSKKIRKPYTITKSRESWTEPEHDKFLEALQLFDRDWKKIEAFIGSKTVIQIRSHAQKYFLKVQKSGTGEHLPPPRPKRKAAHPYPQKAHKNAQPQVPGSFKSAAPEPIDPSSYMFRPESSSMLMTSPTTPAAPAAPWTNNVQTISFTPLPKAGAGAGANNNCSSSSENTPKPRSNRDTTEQANPSHSLRVLPDFAQVYSFIGSVFDPYASNHLQKLKKMDPIDVETVLLLMRNLSINLSSPDFEDHRRLLSAYDIGSEAATDPGGGSKTLNKDPPEIST encoded by the exons ATGGTCTCTAGAAACCCGAATCCAGCAGACGGTTCTTTCTTGGATCCGAACGCTATGACCGTTGTTCCCGCGATTGGACCCTTCGCGGCGGTGGCGGAGGCGGCGGAGACAGTCTCTTCGGGGGAGGATCTGAGCAAGAAGATTAGGAAGCCTTATACCATCACCAAGTCTAGGGAGAGCTGGACCGAGCCTGAGCACGACAAGTTCCTCGAAGCTCTCCAGCT GTTTGACAGAGACTGGAAGAAGATTGAAGCTTTTATTGGGTCAAAGACTGTGATTCAG ATACGAAGTCATGCTCAGAAGTATTTTCTCAAGGTACAAAAGAGTGGGACGGGCGAACATCTCCCTCCTCCTCGACCTAAAAGGAAAGCCGCTCATCCATATCCTCAGAAGGCTCACAAGAATG CTCAACCTCAAGTACCAGGTTCCTTCAAATCAGCAGCACCTGAACCAATTGACCCGAGTAGTTATATGTTTAGGCCCGAGTCTTCTTCGATGCTGATGACTTCTCCAACCACCCCTGCTGCTCCGGCAGCTCCGTGGACTAATAATGTGCAGACAATTAGCTTCACTCCTCTGCCAAAAG CAGGGGCAGGAGCAGGAGCGAATAACAACTGTTCTAGTAGCTCTGAGAATACTCCGAAACCACGATCCAACAGGGACACAACTGAGCAAGCGAATCCTAGCCATTCATTAAGAG TTTTACCGGACTTTGCCCAAGTATACAGCTTCATTGGAAGTGTGTTTGACCCATATGCAAGTAACCATCTACAAAAGCTGAAGAAGATGGACCCCATCGATGTGGAAACG GTGCTACTATTGATGAGGAATCTATCCATCAACTTGTCTAGCCCTGATTTTGAGGATCAT AGAAGGCTTCTCTCGGCTTATGATATCGGTTCTGAGGCAGCAACCGATCCTGGCGGAGGGAGTAAAACCTTGAATAAAGATCCTCCCGAAATCTCTACTTGA
- the LOC103857116 gene encoding protein REVEILLE 6 isoform X4 produces the protein MVSRNPNPADGSFLDPNAMTVVPAIGPFAAVAEAAETVSSGEDLSKKIRKPYTITKSRESWTEPEHDKFLEALQLFDRDWKKIEAFIGSKTVIQIRSHAQKYFLKVQKSGTGEHLPPPRPKRKAAHPYPQKAHKNAQPQVPGSFKSAAPEPIDPSSYMFRPESSSMLMTSPTTPAAPAAPWTNNVQTISFTPLPKGAGANNNCSSSSENTPKPRSNRDTTEQANPSHSLRVLPDFAQVYSFIGSVFDPYASNHLQKLKKMDPIDVETVLLLMRNLSINLSSPDFEDHRRLLSAYDIGSEAATDPGGGSKTLNKDPPEIST, from the exons ATGGTCTCTAGAAACCCGAATCCAGCAGACGGTTCTTTCTTGGATCCGAACGCTATGACCGTTGTTCCCGCGATTGGACCCTTCGCGGCGGTGGCGGAGGCGGCGGAGACAGTCTCTTCGGGGGAGGATCTGAGCAAGAAGATTAGGAAGCCTTATACCATCACCAAGTCTAGGGAGAGCTGGACCGAGCCTGAGCACGACAAGTTCCTCGAAGCTCTCCAGCT GTTTGACAGAGACTGGAAGAAGATTGAAGCTTTTATTGGGTCAAAGACTGTGATTCAG ATACGAAGTCATGCTCAGAAGTATTTTCTCAAGGTACAAAAGAGTGGGACGGGCGAACATCTCCCTCCTCCTCGACCTAAAAGGAAAGCCGCTCATCCATATCCTCAGAAGGCTCACAAGAATG CTCAACCTCAAGTACCAGGTTCCTTCAAATCAGCAGCACCTGAACCAATTGACCCGAGTAGTTATATGTTTAGGCCCGAGTCTTCTTCGATGCTGATGACTTCTCCAACCACCCCTGCTGCTCCGGCAGCTCCGTGGACTAATAATGTGCAGACAATTAGCTTCACTCCTCTGCCAAAAG GAGCAGGAGCGAATAACAACTGTTCTAGTAGCTCTGAGAATACTCCGAAACCACGATCCAACAGGGACACAACTGAGCAAGCGAATCCTAGCCATTCATTAAGAG TTTTACCGGACTTTGCCCAAGTATACAGCTTCATTGGAAGTGTGTTTGACCCATATGCAAGTAACCATCTACAAAAGCTGAAGAAGATGGACCCCATCGATGTGGAAACG GTGCTACTATTGATGAGGAATCTATCCATCAACTTGTCTAGCCCTGATTTTGAGGATCAT AGAAGGCTTCTCTCGGCTTATGATATCGGTTCTGAGGCAGCAACCGATCCTGGCGGAGGGAGTAAAACCTTGAATAAAGATCCTCCCGAAATCTCTACTTGA
- the LOC103857116 gene encoding protein REVEILLE 6 isoform X3, translated as MVSRNPNPADGSFLDPNAMTVVPAIGPFAAVAEAAETVSSGEDLSKKIRKPYTITKSRESWTEPEHDKFLEALQLFDRDWKKIEAFIGSKTVIQIRSHAQKYFLKVQKSGTGEHLPPPRPKRKAAHPYPQKAHKNAQPQVPGSFKSAAPEPIDPSSYMFRPESSSMLMTSPTTPAAPAAPWTNNVQTISFTPLPKAGAGANNNCSSSSENTPKPRSNRDTTEQANPSHSLRVLPDFAQVYSFIGSVFDPYASNHLQKLKKMDPIDVETVLLLMRNLSINLSSPDFEDHRRLLSAYDIGSEAATDPGGGSKTLNKDPPEIST; from the exons ATGGTCTCTAGAAACCCGAATCCAGCAGACGGTTCTTTCTTGGATCCGAACGCTATGACCGTTGTTCCCGCGATTGGACCCTTCGCGGCGGTGGCGGAGGCGGCGGAGACAGTCTCTTCGGGGGAGGATCTGAGCAAGAAGATTAGGAAGCCTTATACCATCACCAAGTCTAGGGAGAGCTGGACCGAGCCTGAGCACGACAAGTTCCTCGAAGCTCTCCAGCT GTTTGACAGAGACTGGAAGAAGATTGAAGCTTTTATTGGGTCAAAGACTGTGATTCAG ATACGAAGTCATGCTCAGAAGTATTTTCTCAAGGTACAAAAGAGTGGGACGGGCGAACATCTCCCTCCTCCTCGACCTAAAAGGAAAGCCGCTCATCCATATCCTCAGAAGGCTCACAAGAATG CTCAACCTCAAGTACCAGGTTCCTTCAAATCAGCAGCACCTGAACCAATTGACCCGAGTAGTTATATGTTTAGGCCCGAGTCTTCTTCGATGCTGATGACTTCTCCAACCACCCCTGCTGCTCCGGCAGCTCCGTGGACTAATAATGTGCAGACAATTAGCTTCACTCCTCTGCCAAAAG CAGGAGCAGGAGCGAATAACAACTGTTCTAGTAGCTCTGAGAATACTCCGAAACCACGATCCAACAGGGACACAACTGAGCAAGCGAATCCTAGCCATTCATTAAGAG TTTTACCGGACTTTGCCCAAGTATACAGCTTCATTGGAAGTGTGTTTGACCCATATGCAAGTAACCATCTACAAAAGCTGAAGAAGATGGACCCCATCGATGTGGAAACG GTGCTACTATTGATGAGGAATCTATCCATCAACTTGTCTAGCCCTGATTTTGAGGATCAT AGAAGGCTTCTCTCGGCTTATGATATCGGTTCTGAGGCAGCAACCGATCCTGGCGGAGGGAGTAAAACCTTGAATAAAGATCCTCCCGAAATCTCTACTTGA
- the LOC103857119 gene encoding transcription factor MYB82-like, with product MEKKEEERKSHVRRGLWKPEEDMILRNCVESHGEGNWADISRRSGLKRGGKSCRLRWKNYLRPNIKRGGMSPQEQDLIIRMHKLLGNRWSLIAGRLPGRTDNEVKNYWNTHLNKKSTSRKQNATESVEAPTDKTVMSTGVRHSHGEQGEGEEGTTNWMEETNCLAYDDHIGSPLPLISHYTDTLVFDPCFAFMDCFPLL from the exons ATGgagaaaaaggaagaagaaaggaAGTCTCATGTGAGAAGAGGGTTGTGGAAACCTGAAGAAGACATGATATTGAGAAACTGTGTCGAGTCTCATGGAGAAGGAAACTGGGCAGACATCTCTCGTCGGTCAGGGTTGAAGAGAGGTGGGAAAAGCTGTAGGTTGAGATGGAAGAATTATCTAAGACCAAATATCAAAAGAGGAGGCATGTCACCTCAAGAACAAGACCTCATCATCCGCATGCATAAGCTTCTCGGAAACCG ATGGTCGTTGATCGCTGGCCGCCTTCCAGGTCGGACTGACAACGAAGTCAAGAACTACTGGAATACACATTTGAACAAGAAGTCCACTTCCAGGAAACAGAACGCAACTGAGTCAGTGGAAGCTCCTACCGACAAGACAGTTATGTCTACAGGAGTGAGACATAGCCATGGAGaacaaggagaaggagaagaaggcacTACTAACTGGATGGAGGAGACTAACTGTTTGGCTTATGACGACCACATAGGATCTCCCCTGCCTCTCATCTCTCATTACACAGACACTCTTGTGTTTGACCCATGTTTCGCCTTCATGGATTGCTTCCCTCTGCTTTAG